One window from the genome of Sphaerotilus microaerophilus encodes:
- a CDS encoding Crp/Fnr family transcriptional regulator has protein sequence MTAAENLLIASLPRKVRTDLLAVCELVPLASDQLLCQQGARLQAVYFPTDGAISLLTCLPGEADVEVAMVGREGMLGAHCALGIREAPLRAVVSCSGLAWRLSSAAFRMALKRNAAVERCCWRYLHLAMCQLATSVACQRLHTIGPRLARLLLMLCDRTGTGSLHVTHESLALLLGVRRVGITMAAGDLHRSGLITYHRGELSVLDRPGLEAAACSCYAANLLLQAHWLQATAGIKPWHRRPLRRSQ, from the coding sequence GTGACCGCCGCTGAAAACCTGCTGATCGCCTCCCTCCCACGCAAGGTGCGCACGGACTTGCTGGCCGTGTGCGAACTCGTGCCCCTGGCCTCTGACCAGCTGCTGTGCCAACAAGGAGCCCGCCTGCAGGCGGTCTACTTCCCGACCGACGGTGCGATCTCGCTGCTCACATGCCTGCCGGGCGAGGCCGATGTGGAGGTCGCCATGGTGGGCCGCGAAGGCATGCTGGGCGCCCACTGTGCGCTGGGCATTCGCGAGGCGCCGCTGCGCGCCGTCGTCAGTTGCTCCGGTTTGGCGTGGCGCTTGAGCAGTGCGGCGTTCCGCATGGCGTTGAAGCGCAACGCCGCCGTGGAGCGCTGTTGCTGGCGTTACCTGCACCTGGCGATGTGCCAGCTGGCCACCTCGGTGGCCTGCCAGCGCCTGCACACCATCGGCCCGCGCCTGGCGCGCCTGCTGCTGATGCTCTGCGACCGCACGGGGACGGGGTCGTTGCATGTGACCCACGAATCACTGGCCCTCCTGCTCGGCGTGCGCCGCGTGGGCATCACCATGGCCGCTGGCGATCTGCATCGGAGCGGCCTGATCACCTACCACCGGGGCGAGTTGTCGGTGCTCGACCGCCCCGGGCTGGAAGCAGCCGCCTGCAGCTGCTACGCCGCCAACCTGCTGCTGCAGGCGCATTGGCTGCAGGCCACGGCGGGGATCAAGCCATGGCACCGAAGACCGCTCCGGCGGTCGCAGTGA
- the tnpB gene encoding transposase: MAGHTDMRKGFDGLAAIVQTTLAANPFGGHVFALPSAIGAATS; encoded by the coding sequence GTGGCGGGCCACACCGACATGAGGAAGGGCTTCGACGGCCTGGCTGCGATCGTGCAGACCACCCTGGCGGCCAACCCGTTTGGCGGTCACGTCTTTGCTTTGCCGTCCGCGATCGGCGCGGCGACATCGTGA
- a CDS encoding Crp/Fnr family transcriptional regulator → MNTHPVASVPKDNQLLASLPAAEWQRWLPLLEWVELPLGQVLYESGRPMSHVYFPTTAIVSLLYVMESGASAEIAVVGNEGLVGIALFMGGETTPSRAVVQSAGDGFRLRAQVIKEEFNNSSPVMHLMLRYTQALITQMAQTAVCNRHHSLDQQLCRWLLLSLDRLHGSELKMTQELIANMLGVRREGVTEAALKLQGAGLIRYTRGHISVLDRHGLEERTCECYAVVRREYDRLLPRGTAT, encoded by the coding sequence ATGAACACCCATCCAGTTGCATCTGTTCCAAAGGACAACCAGCTCCTCGCGTCCCTTCCGGCTGCGGAGTGGCAGCGCTGGCTGCCACTGCTCGAGTGGGTGGAATTGCCGCTGGGCCAGGTGCTGTACGAATCCGGCCGGCCGATGTCGCACGTCTACTTCCCGACCACGGCGATCGTCTCGCTGCTGTACGTCATGGAGAGCGGGGCCTCGGCCGAGATCGCGGTGGTCGGCAACGAAGGGCTGGTGGGCATCGCCCTGTTCATGGGCGGCGAGACCACACCCAGTCGCGCCGTGGTGCAGAGTGCGGGCGATGGCTTTCGCCTCAGGGCGCAGGTGATCAAGGAGGAGTTCAACAACTCCAGCCCCGTCATGCACCTGATGCTGCGCTACACCCAGGCCCTGATCACCCAGATGGCGCAGACGGCGGTGTGCAACCGCCACCACTCGCTGGACCAGCAGCTGTGCCGCTGGTTGCTGCTGAGCCTGGACCGCCTGCACGGTAGCGAGCTGAAGATGACGCAGGAGCTGATCGCCAACATGCTCGGGGTGCGGCGCGAAGGCGTCACCGAGGCGGCCCTCAAGCTGCAGGGCGCCGGACTGATCCGCTATACGCGCGGCCACATCTCGGTGCTCGACCGCCATGGCCTGGAAGAACGCACCTGCGAGTGCTATGCGGTGGTCCGGCGTGAATACGACCGGTTGCTGCCCCGAGGGACGGCCACCTAG